CCCACTGCGCCGGACTCCAGGGTTCCACGTCGCCTGAAAACCCTGGTCTTTAGCCGTCCGGGGCCGTGAACGTGGTGTGTCAAAGATCGAGAAAGCGGTCCGGACGTTATCCGATCTCGGGCTCACGGAGTACGAGGCGCGCTGTTTCGTCGCACTGACACGCATCTCCACCGGGACGGCGAGAGAGGTCAGCGAGGTCGCCGACGTTCCCCGGTCGCGGGTCTACGACACGATCGAGCGCCTCGAACGGAAGGGACTCGTCAGCGTACAGCAGTCCAATCCGCGCCAGTATCAGGCCGTCTCGGTCGACGCGGCGTGTGAGCGTCTTCGCGACGATTACAGTTCGCGGATCGACGCCGCCGAGAACGCACTCCAGCAGGTCGATCGTCCCGACACCGTAGCGAACGAGGGGATGTGGTCGATCTCGCGAAGCGAGTACGTCACCGACCGGGTCGTCACATTCCTCGATGACGCCGCCGACTCGATCCACCTCCTCGTCGCCGCCGACGAGGTGATCGGCGACCGAGTCCGCCACCACCTCCGCGACGCCGTCGATCGGGATGTAAACGTGTTCGTCGAAGTGCCCTCGGACGAACACCGGGACGAGTTCGAAGACGCACTCCCGGGTGCGACCGTCGTCACCGCGCCGGATCTCGGCACGACGAATTCGGTCTACGGCGAGTTTCCGGCGAAGCTCCTGCTGGTCGACGGGGAATCGGTCGTCGCGACGGGAATCAAAGAGCGCGACCCTCCGGACGTCGTCCGGGAGACGGCGGTCTGGACCTACGGTCGCGATCACGGGTTCGCCGTCTGGACGCGCGAACTGCTGGACAACCGGATCGAGGGCGGGACGGCGGATCGAGAGACGGATCGAGCGAACGCTCGAGATGGGGATCGATGATCGGGGCCCAGTCGTGACCAGTCGAGGCCCAGTCGTGATCATCCGATTGACCGATCGATCGCGTGTCAGTCCCGTCTCGTCCCCGCGGGCGATCGACCTTCACGGCGGCCAGCAGGAGTATATAAAACCTCGGTCGTACACGTTCGTCGACGTGTCACCGCAACGGTCGTTCCCGGTCGCTCGTGGCGGTTTTAGGCCGTCCTAGCTCCATCGACCCCCGCCACTGCGGGGATCTCGGCACATACCTTTAAGTATGCGTCTCCCGTTTGACCCTGCTAGCAATGGCCATAGATCCACAATTTACGGAAAATCGCGAGAACGTCGACGAACACAACGGCCACGAGGTCTGGGGACCCGTCGACGAACCCGAGGAACTCGGCATCCACGGCACGCACGTCGCGGTCGACTTCGACCTCTGTATCGCGGACGGTGCCTGTCTCGAGGACTGTCCGGTCGACGTCTTCGAGTGGGTCGACACGCCGGGCCATCCCGAGAGCGAGCGGAAGGCCGACCCGGCCAACGAGGCCCAGTGTATCGACTGCATGCTCTGTGTGGACGTCTGTCCGGTCGACGCGATCGACGTCGACGCTGGCCGGACGGCCTGATACTGTCGTCTGTACCGATTTCCGTGGATTCGCCGACACGGTTCGGCGAATTCGTTCGACGGCTTCCAGTCGACAGTCTGCCCAGTGGGCGCGATCGAATCGGCGCGAAAATCCTCGTTATTCGGCGCGGTCGACGTCGACTTGCTCTTTGAGCGTCTCGAGCCCGTCGGCCTCGGCGAGTTCCTGCAACCGCTCGCGGAAGTGTTCCTCGCAGAGGCCGACTTTGAGCCCTTCGGATTCGGCGGCGAAGGCGGCCTCGCGGTCGCAGTAGTGGCAGTTCATAGGTGGCCATTGGAACCACGATGCATTGAACCCTCCGCAATCGGCCCACAATTCCGTCACGGATCTGCCAGTCCGAGCCGTCGATACTCGTCGGCGGCGAGTCCCGCGAGGCCGAGTTGATCGTCGTGGGCGTCGCTCCCGCCGGTCGCGAGGAGCCCCTCCCGTTCGATCGTCCGCTCGACCGGACGCAGGTCGACGTCGCGGCCGTAGGGATACTGCAACTCGACGGCGTCGAGGGCCGCTGCACGGGCGAGCGCCCGCTCCGGGTCGTTGTACCGGAGGGGATGGGCCAGCGACACGATCGAACAGGCGTCGGCGAGAACCCGCCGTCCCCGATCGAACGACGGGATCTCCCGTGGCACGTAACAGGGATCGCCGTCGCCGATGAGGCCGTCGAAGGCGTCCCGGTAGTCGTACTCGACGTCGGGATGAGCCGCGATCGCGCGAGCCACGTGGGGCCGGCCGAATCCCTCGTGGACCGTCACGCCGAGGTCGACGCCGAGTCGATCCTCGACGCAGTCGACGATCGCTCGGCCCCGCTCCCGGCGGTTCTCCTGGACGTCCTCGACGAGCGACGCGAGTTCGTCGGTCGGTTCGACCCCGTACCCCAGCAGATCGACGCGCTGAGTATCGTCACCGTGCCGATCGGTCGCCGCGGTCGCGTCCGCCAGTTCGACACGCAGTTCGATCCCGTGGACGAGCGTTACCCCCTCGCGTTCGATGGCGGGGTCGTCGAACGGCTGTAACCGGTCGTGGTCGGTGAGAGCGACGACGTCCACGCCGGCGTCCCGGGCCGCGGCCGGGACCGCTTCGAGTTCGAGTTGCCCGTCGGAGCGCGTCGTGTGGACGTGCAGATCGGCGTACGGCATACCGTACCCGAGTCACGCCCGTCGGAAAGACGTTTCTCATACTGTCGTCCGAATCGAGTCACACCGATCGTGCGTGCGGGGCTATCGATACGAGCGACTGGCCGCGCAACGCGACCGCCTGTTACCACCGCCGATCGACGCTATCGGGCCCGATCGCCGGACGTCTCGAAGGCCCCTCTAGCAGTATTAGGTATAGGTGGACGCTAGAGAATGTATATGGACAATGTTTATAATTATCGTTCACGCAGGTTCGCGTGTAATGCTGCTCAATGGCACTGGCGAAGTCATCGACGACTACGAGTACCCCGCGACCACCGAGGAACTGATCGCAGAACACGGCGACCGCACCCTCGAACTCCCGAACGGCAGCGAGACGGTCGCCGAGGTACTCGCCCGTCTCGAGTCCGAAACCTTCGAAAATCCGGAGGACGCCCGCTTCGCCGTCTACTCTGCAGTGAGCGACAAGGCGATCGGTCGCGTCGGCTACAGCGATCGCGATCCGACGCCGGTCGGCAGTCCGTACGCGCCGGACGCCGTCTCGTTCTAAGGAACGAACTTTTCACCGTGGACATCGCGACCGGCCTTCGGTTGGTCGCTCAATCCCAGTCAAAAAACTTCGATGAAAAACGCCGGGAGAGCTTGTTCTCCCGAATCATCGTTCGGTCCTTCGGAACTCACGAGAAAGCCCGATTGCGAAGCGATCGGTACGCCTGACTCCCGTCTCGAACTCGGTTAGTCCAAAAACTCGATCGCGTCCGTCAGATCGAGCGGGACCGATCCCTTCCGGTAGCCCTCGACGTGGCCGTCCGGGCGAGCGCGGTAGACGACCGCCGGCCGGTGGCGGACGTCGGGTTGCTCCCCGCGAACGGCGTTCCATGCGTCGTCACGGAAACTCGAACAGTCGACGAACAGGGTCGCGCCGCCGCCGTGTTCGGCGAGTTGGCCGTTGGTCTTGGTCTCGGCGGTGTCGCGGACGGCGGCGACGGGGCCGGACGCGGCGCGGTTCTTCGGGGGCTGCGGACGGGTGACCTCGACGAGGACGTTGGTTTCGGCGTCTCTGGCGCGGAAATCCAGCGAGTGACCCGTCGTCACCTCGATCTCGGGGACGACGTCGTAGCCGGCGTCGACGAGGATCTTCGCGGCAATGAACTCGGCCATCGCGGCGCTCATCCGGACCCGATCGACGTGGTCGCTGGTGCCGAGCTTTCCTGACATGACGTGTCGGTACTCGTCCAGCGCGCCCGTCTCGAGGAAGTCCTCGAAGAAGCGCGTCGTCTCGCGACGGCCGGCGTCGGGGAAGCCGGCGGCGTGTTCGCGGAAGAACGCCCGCGTCGATTCGCGGCCGTCCTTGGACATGAAGACGGGGAGGAAGAACCACGAGATGTGCGGATAGTCCGCGAGCCACGGGTCCTCCTCGTGGAGCGTCGAGAGCAGTTCCCGCTGTGTCCACCGCGCGACGTGGTAGGGAACCTCGCGCCAGTCGAACTTTTCGGTGCGCCACAGCGACGACGGCGTCTCGGTGTTGCCCATCCAGTAGGCGCCGTCCTCGTCGTTGTGCGCGAAGAGTGCGACGTCGCCGTTTTGCATCTCGAAGCGGTGTGTCGTCCAGTCGGCACCGATCTCGTGTCGCGGCGCGACGGCGGTGGCCCCGATATTCGATCGGAGCGGCTGGAGAATGTCGTGTCGAACGCGTTGCTCGCTCCACGTCTCGGGCGAGTATCGAAAGCGAAGGGGCCGTGCCACACCCTCCCTACGGCTCCGGGGTGCATACGTTTTACGCGCTGGCTTGGTGTTAACGACCGTTACATTGATGTACGCCAGCTACCAACATGAGTATACTTACCATGTCAATGGGTGCCTATGACGAGGACGAGCACGAGCGCCGCGAACAGCAAGCCTCGAAGGTCGACGCCGATTTCGACGACGAGCGGACGATCTATCACGGCGAGGTCGAGTACGACTCCGGCGACTCGGCCGAAGCACTGCTGAACAAGTTCGAGGAAATCAAGTCGAACTAGTGCCGGTCGCCTCCTGCGACTTCCTCTTCTCGGGTTCGTGATCCACGCTGGAGTCGTCCGGAGAGCGTCGCGACCGTCGCGACCGCGATCACGTGGCCGACGAGCACCCCGAACAGGAGCGGATGGCCGAGTACGAACGGGACCAACAGCAGTTGTCCGCCGGCGAAGGCCACGTTGATCCCGTCGGCACGCGCGTAGCGACGGCTCGTTTCCGGGTCGAACTCGTAGGTGAGCGACCGCCAGAGGCCGGCGACGCTCGCCCACCAGCACGTTCCGATCCGGTAGACCACGTCCCAGCAGACGAGCAGCGCCAGCGCGACCGCCGGCGCTGGCGGGTCGGGTCCGAGCCACGCGACCAGCAATGACTGGTCGGTCGTCCGCGGATCGGTGACGAACAGGTACGTAACCAGTAGGACGAACGCGATCACGCCGAGCACGACCTCGACGCTCGAACCGAACAGGGCCCGCCGGTAGCCGTCCGGCATCGGGAGCCCTCGAACGGTACGGCTGAACCGGAGCATGAGCCAGCTTCCACCCGTCGCGACGATCACGGCGACCGTCCCCGGCACCACTGCCTCCCAGAGGCCGTAGCCGGCCGCGACCGCGAGGACCGCCAGTTCGAACGCGCAGAACTGGACGACGATCGCGGCCCGATCGGAGAGATCGAGACCCGGCAGTGCGCCGACGAGGCTCTCGTAGACCCACGTCTCGCCGTACTCCGGTGACCGGGCCGTCACTCGGTGCCTCGCGTCGCTACTCGCTTCCGATCGACTCCCTCCTCTCCCGTCTCTGCCCCGATCGCGTCGCGGACGGCGGTCTCGAACGGCGTCAACTCGAGGTCGACGAGTCGCTGGAACCGATCGTCGGTCACCACGACGGGGTTCCGAACGCCTTCGATCAGCGGATGGGCCAGGTCCGCCGGCACGTCGGTGACGAGGTCGACCCAGTACGCCGACAGCCGCGGGCTCAGGACCGGAACGGGAACGATGACCGGTTCGCGACCGGTCGCCACGTCGGCGGTCTGCGTCAAGAGGTCTCGATACGTGAGCGCCTCCGGGCCGCCGATTTCGTAGACCTCGCCGGCCGTTTCCGGCAGGTCGAGGACCGCGAGCAGGTACGCGATCACGTCGTCGATCGCGATCGGCTGGCAGGCGACGCGGACCCACTGGGGCGTCACCATGACCGGCAGCCGGGTCGCGAGCTGGAAGATCATCCTGAAGCTCGCGCTCCCGGCCCCGACGATGATGGCCGCACGAAGGACGGTCACGTCGGCCGTTCCGTCGGCGAGGGTCGACTCGACCGCACGACGCGAGGCGAGGTGGGGCGACAGGTCGTCGCCGTCGTCACCGAGGCCGCTGAGATAGACGATCCGATCGACGCCGGCGGCACTCGCCGCGCGTTCGAAATTCCGTGCCGCTCTCCGATCCCGATCGACGAAATCGCCGCGGTCGTCCATGGCGTGGATCAGGTAGTACGCGACGTCGACCCCGTCGAGACTCGGCTCGAAGCTGCCCGGTTCGAGCACGTCGCCCTCGACGACGGTCACGCCGGGGGCCGGGTCGTACGTGCTGGCGTCCCGGACCAGGACGGTAACGTCGTGATCGGTGGTTTCCCGAAGGGCAGCGACGAGCCGTCGGCCGACGAACCCGCTGGCCCCGGTCACCAGAACGTGCATGGGTCCCGTAGGCGGGATGCGGGCTTAAGACTCGTGCCGCGACGGTTCGGTATCCGTCTCGATCGTCGTCTTCCGGGGGGGTCAGTCGACGGCGTCCCAGCCCGGCGTCTCCGGTGCGCCTCGCGCGTCTTCGATCGTCTTCGCGATGGCCGATCGCGGGACCGTCCCGTCCGCTCGCCGGCGACGCTCGGTCCACTCGCGGATGGCGGGGCCGATCCAGTCCCCGTCGGACCCGGTCTCTTCGATCGCGCCTCCGTCGGCCCTGCCCTCCTCGGGGTCGTCCGCACTGTTCGTTGCGAGTGCTCGCGCTTTCGCGCGGTCGTAGTGGTGCTCGGACACGGCGAGCGTGCCCGGACTGGAGGCCGCGGCGACGGCGACGAGTTCCGCGCGGTCCGCCGCCGTGAGGTCGCCGCTCGCAGCCCTGTCGACGATTCCCTCGAGCCGTTCCGGCTCGGGGTGACAGAAGAGCTTCGCCCCGACCGCCTGCGACCCGAGCAGCAGGCCGTCGGGTTCGTCGTGGCTGTCGTCGACCAGCCGATCGCCGCCGAAGGCCGCCTCGACGCGCTCGCACTCGGTCTCCTGGTCCAGCGCGAGGTTGTGCTCGGGATAGGCCCCGCACTCCCCGGGAAAGAGATCGCCGTCGTCGTGGATCCGACACTGGAGCGTCGTGGGGTCGAGGAAGACGCAGGCCGGCAGCCACGTCTCCTCGTCTCGCCCGAACGGGGCGACCGGCTTCGGCGGTTTCCGGAGGCCGACGAAGAACGCCGGCCGGCCCGCGACGGCGGCGACCGTGTGCCCGTCGATCTCGACGCCCTCGCTCTCGTCGGCGGCGTGCCAGAACCGGGGCGTCGCGGCCGCGGCCATCCCGCGCTCGAGGAACGTTCGCACCTCGTCGCGGGTCAGCGGGACGAAGGTCGGGTCGTCGTCGAGGGGCTCCCTGCGGGGCCCACCCGAACCCGATTTTCGGGGGCCGCGACGGTCGTGCTGGCTCCCGCTCCCGTCGTGGTCGTCGGAGTCGAGCAGCGATCGCCAGTCCAGACAACAGCCGGCACAGCCCTCACAGTGCACCTCCATGCGCGGCGGTACCACGGCGTCGCCTATAACCACTCGGTCGGGCCGTGCGGGTGGGGAACGACTTTCAGCGTTCGGGATCGATTTGATCGTATGGGACGGGACTCCTGTGACGGCTGTGGTCGAACGGTCACGGCCGCCGGTAGCACGGCCAACCTCTGGACGTTCGGCGAGGGGGACGGCAGCGAGGGGACGGCGATGACGCTGGAATTCGAGGACGGAACGGAACACCTGCTCTGTTATCCCTGTATCGAGGTATTGCCCGACCATCCGACGGCGGCCGACGTCGAGAAGCTAGCGCAAGTCGACGCGGAGACGTCGCGATTGCGGTAAAGAACGGGGAGCGCCGCGAGCGGGTGAGCGAACCGCCGCGGCGAATGTAACCCAACCGGAACCTGGACTGTACCTGAACTACGATCGC
The nucleotide sequence above comes from Halosolutus halophilus. Encoded proteins:
- a CDS encoding 4Fe-4S dicluster domain-containing protein codes for the protein MAIDPQFTENRENVDEHNGHEVWGPVDEPEELGIHGTHVAVDFDLCIADGACLEDCPVDVFEWVDTPGHPESERKADPANEAQCIDCMLCVDVCPVDAIDVDAGRTA
- a CDS encoding DUF6757 family protein; the protein is MNCHYCDREAAFAAESEGLKVGLCEEHFRERLQELAEADGLETLKEQVDVDRAE
- a CDS encoding DUF5786 family protein, yielding MSMGAYDEDEHERREQQASKVDADFDDERTIYHGEVEYDSGDSAEALLNKFEEIKSN
- a CDS encoding DUF5789 family protein, whose translation is MLLNGTGEVIDDYEYPATTEELIAEHGDRTLELPNGSETVAEVLARLESETFENPEDARFAVYSAVSDKAIGRVGYSDRDPTPVGSPYAPDAVSF
- a CDS encoding DUF7530 family protein, whose product is MTARSPEYGETWVYESLVGALPGLDLSDRAAIVVQFCAFELAVLAVAAGYGLWEAVVPGTVAVIVATGGSWLMLRFSRTVRGLPMPDGYRRALFGSSVEVVLGVIAFVLLVTYLFVTDPRTTDQSLLVAWLGPDPPAPAVALALLVCWDVVYRIGTCWWASVAGLWRSLTYEFDPETSRRYARADGINVAFAGGQLLLVPFVLGHPLLFGVLVGHVIAVATVATLSGRLQRGSRTREEEVAGGDRH
- a CDS encoding NAD(P)H-binding protein — translated: MHVLVTGASGFVGRRLVAALRETTDHDVTVLVRDASTYDPAPGVTVVEGDVLEPGSFEPSLDGVDVAYYLIHAMDDRGDFVDRDRRAARNFERAASAAGVDRIVYLSGLGDDGDDLSPHLASRRAVESTLADGTADVTVLRAAIIVGAGSASFRMIFQLATRLPVMVTPQWVRVACQPIAIDDVIAYLLAVLDLPETAGEVYEIGGPEALTYRDLLTQTADVATGREPVIVPVPVLSPRLSAYWVDLVTDVPADLAHPLIEGVRNPVVVTDDRFQRLVDLELTPFETAVRDAIGAETGEEGVDRKRVATRGTE
- a CDS encoding YkgJ family cysteine cluster protein, encoding MEVHCEGCAGCCLDWRSLLDSDDHDGSGSQHDRRGPRKSGSGGPRREPLDDDPTFVPLTRDEVRTFLERGMAAAATPRFWHAADESEGVEIDGHTVAAVAGRPAFFVGLRKPPKPVAPFGRDEETWLPACVFLDPTTLQCRIHDDGDLFPGECGAYPEHNLALDQETECERVEAAFGGDRLVDDSHDEPDGLLLGSQAVGAKLFCHPEPERLEGIVDRAASGDLTAADRAELVAVAAASSPGTLAVSEHHYDRAKARALATNSADDPEEGRADGGAIEETGSDGDWIGPAIREWTERRRRADGTVPRSAIAKTIEDARGAPETPGWDAVD
- a CDS encoding DUF5784 family protein — its product is MARPLRFRYSPETWSEQRVRHDILQPLRSNIGATAVAPRHEIGADWTTHRFEMQNGDVALFAHNDEDGAYWMGNTETPSSLWRTEKFDWREVPYHVARWTQRELLSTLHEEDPWLADYPHISWFFLPVFMSKDGRESTRAFFREHAAGFPDAGRRETTRFFEDFLETGALDEYRHVMSGKLGTSDHVDRVRMSAAMAEFIAAKILVDAGYDVVPEIEVTTGHSLDFRARDAETNVLVEVTRPQPPKNRAASGPVAAVRDTAETKTNGQLAEHGGGATLFVDCSSFRDDAWNAVRGEQPDVRHRPAVVYRARPDGHVEGYRKGSVPLDLTDAIEFLD
- a CDS encoding TrmB family transcriptional regulator, with amino-acid sequence MSKIEKAVRTLSDLGLTEYEARCFVALTRISTGTAREVSEVADVPRSRVYDTIERLERKGLVSVQQSNPRQYQAVSVDAACERLRDDYSSRIDAAENALQQVDRPDTVANEGMWSISRSEYVTDRVVTFLDDAADSIHLLVAADEVIGDRVRHHLRDAVDRDVNVFVEVPSDEHRDEFEDALPGATVVTAPDLGTTNSVYGEFPAKLLLVDGESVVATGIKERDPPDVVRETAVWTYGRDHGFAVWTRELLDNRIEGGTADRETDRANARDGDR
- a CDS encoding DUF7561 family protein, coding for MGRDSCDGCGRTVTAAGSTANLWTFGEGDGSEGTAMTLEFEDGTEHLLCYPCIEVLPDHPTAADVEKLAQVDAETSRLR
- a CDS encoding PHP domain-containing protein → MPYADLHVHTTRSDGQLELEAVPAAARDAGVDVVALTDHDRLQPFDDPAIEREGVTLVHGIELRVELADATAATDRHGDDTQRVDLLGYGVEPTDELASLVEDVQENRRERGRAIVDCVEDRLGVDLGVTVHEGFGRPHVARAIAAHPDVEYDYRDAFDGLIGDGDPCYVPREIPSFDRGRRVLADACSIVSLAHPLRYNDPERALARAAALDAVELQYPYGRDVDLRPVERTIEREGLLATGGSDAHDDQLGLAGLAADEYRRLGLADP